A window of Aricia agestis chromosome 3, ilAriAges1.1, whole genome shotgun sequence contains these coding sequences:
- the LOC121740351 gene encoding eukaryotic translation initiation factor 3 subunit A-like, whose amino-acid sequence MSGGDGRSQGGGSRKTKKKGGNVSRSRSRSRSEGGTDSDRNRGKKGVMPSDKAVAGPSTSRLTVSGGITLGEILGDDWTMTSVPVSMSESEPVTRKRLYSERSGSDTEGTDVASGRAKKLPTARRGRGRGTASLLTAARQALTEKEAQKAEDFVSSLERQSFRKSPVKEVTCERPGPLDLDVDQMAADDLMTTAVGRLDDILYIASRSTNLKGGYASQIRRATGVIRSVLETLAMRTEVEETRRLRADNNRLQREVANLKEEVRAYRRDFEEAKKAVAAQRHSMLSEEQLSTLEGSIARMVGNMIDGRLAAIKDRLPPPPIVRPPLAADRKNAAREASGASLAPAPVVREKSPIIGTPRQSAPMEMSSRHREEFPPLPVRPVTRPAPAKAPVEKGKGKGKGKKTKETEWTSFGHSVSKEKSQGRERRTEEVQQFSPQPVPVMAEPQPQSGPAEGWSEVVRRKGAKKPKAKPKEAPKSAPKGKKLTLPNSEAIIVKLRPEAQQSGVSYGEALTKARLAIDPQEFGLGPLRIRNSATGARLIQVPGRTSGDKADKLANKLASVLSDVADISRPVLTACFKLTGLDDTANAASIKAAVAKEGGCALEQVWVGDIFRSFRGNGFARMSCPITAGKELLKRGSLCVGWSRVRVVHEGMRSRHCFRCYELGHSAIMCPSKKDRSELCLRCSQPGHKANTCTSEPHCAACADAGRKANHIMGGKTCNPPSTRGKALPLRPTGREQEAPEAEMSE is encoded by the coding sequence ATGTCAGGAGGTGATGGTAGAAGTCAAGGGGGGGGGTCTAGGAAGACTAAGAAGAAGGGGGGGAATGTGAGTAGGAGTAGGAGCAGGAGCAGAAGCGAGGGAGGTACGGATTCCGACAGGAATAGAGGTAAGAAGGGAGTAATGCCTTCTGACAAGGCTGTTGCTGGGCCTTCAACGAGCCGTTTGACGGTCTCTGGTGGCATCACACTAGGCGAGATCCTAGGTGATGACTGGACGATGACGTCTGTGCCGGTTTCGATGTCAGAGTCGGAGCCTGTGACTCGCAAACGTCTGTATTCGGAGCGTTCCGGCTCTGATACTGAAGGTACAGACGTTGCGTCAGGCAGGGCCAAGAAGCTGCCCACTGCTAGGCGTGGTAGAGGCCGTGGGACGGCCAGCTTGTTGACGGCGGCTCGACAGGCCCTAACGGAGAAGGAGGCACAAAAAGCAGAGGATTTTGTGTCCTCCCTTGAGAGACAATCCTTCCGGAAGTCTCCGGTAAAGGAGGTAACGTGCGAGAGGCCGGGTCCTTTGGATCTAGACGTGGACCAGATGGCAGCTGACGACCTGATGACCACAGCTGTAGGAAGGCTCGACGATATACTCTACATTGCTAGCAGATCTACTAACCTTAAAGGGGGATATGCTAGCCAGATTCGTCGAGCCACCGGGGTAATCAGGTCTGTCTTGGAGACTCTGGCAATGAGAACGGAAGTGGAGGAAACGCGCCGCCTCCGGGCCGATAATAATCGGCTCCAAAGAGAGGTGGCCAATTTAAAGGAGGAGGTGCGCGCTTACCGGCGTGACTTCGAGGAAGCCAAGAAGGCGGTAGCAGCACAGCGTCACTCTATGTTGAGTGAAGAGCAGCTGAGTACTCTGGAGGGCAGCATAGCCCGGATGGTCGGTAATATGATCGACGGCCGGCTTGCTGCCATTAAGGACAGGCTGCCGCCTCCTCCGATTGTTCGCCCGCCACTGGCGGCGGACCGAAAGAATGCGGCACGTGAAGCAAGTGGTGCCTCTTTGGCACCGGCGCCAGTGGTGAGGGAGAAGTCGCCGATTATCGGGACACCCAGACAGTCGGCTCCAATGGAGATGTCCTCACGTCATCGGGAAGAGTTTCCTCCACTTCCAGTTCGTCCTGTGACGCGCCCTGCCCCCGCCAAGGCACCCGTAGAGAAGGGCAAAGGCAAAGGCAAGGGCAAGAAGACTAAGGAGACAGAATGGACCAGCTTTGGACATTCTGTCTCTAAAGAGAAGTCGCAGGGTCGAGAGCGTCGCACGGAAGAGGTGCAGCAATTTTCGCCGCAACCGGTGCCTGTGATGGCTGAACCACAGCCGCAGTCGGGGCCGGCAGAGGGTTGGTCGGAGGTCGTCCGCCGCAAAGGGGCGAAGAAGCCCAAGGCGAAACCCAAAGAGGCTCCGAAAAGTGCCCCCAAGGGTAAAAAGTTGACACTCCCGAACTCTGAGGCCATCATTGTAAAGTTGCGCCCAGAGGCCCAACAATCGGGGGTGTCTTACGGAGAGGCGCTGACAAAAGCCAGGCTGGCGATAGACCCGCAAGAGTTCGGGTTGGGGCCTTTAAGAATCCGCAACTCGGCGACGGGGGCCCGCTTGATCCAGGTTCCCGGTAGGACGAGTGGGGACAAGGCGGACAAATTGGCCAACAAGTTGGCCTCGGTCTTGTCAGATGTGGCGGACATCTCCAGACCCGTTTTGACTGCGTGTTTTAAATTGACGGGTTTGGACGATACTGCCAACGCTGCCAGCATTAAGGCAGCGGTGGCAAAGGAGGGAGGCTGTGCCCTCGAACAAGTCTGGGTGGGGGACATCTTCCGCAGTTTCCGTGGAAATGGTTTTGCGAGGATGTCCTGCCCAATCACTGCAGGCAAGGAGCTGCTGAAGCGGGGCAGTCTCTGCGTTGGCTGGAGTCGAGTCAGGGTCGTACATGAGGGGATGCGGTCCAGGCACTGTTTTAGGTGCTACGAACTGGGGCACTCCGCCATTATGTGCCCCTCGAAGAAGGACCGCAGCGAACTTTGCCTGCGGTGCAGCCAGCCTGGGCATAAGGCCAACACCTGCACATCGGAGCCTCACTGCGCTGCATGTGCAGATGCCGGTCGTAAGGCAAACCACATCATGGGGGGGAAAACCTGTAATCCCCCATCCACACGTGGTAAAGCTCTCCCCCTAAGACCAACCGGGAGAGAGCAGGAGGCGCCTGAGGCCGAGATGTCAGAGTAA
- the LOC121740348 gene encoding uncharacterized protein LOC121740348, with product MEAVLSRLRDKKRAPGPDGVHGKVLSLALVHLEDPLRELFDQCLQSGQFPKGWKRGRLVLLPKGGRPPDQASAVRPIVLLNEVGKALERIVASRLVQHLEEGPGPKLSNHQYGFRAGRSTVDAMRYLRSVTQEAEREGDVVLGVSLDIANAFNSLPHSVILGALEYFGVPLYIRRLVGDWLSDREVVWENRDGVLVLVEVDCGVPQGSALGPGLWVIGYDWVLRCCLLPGMGVSAYADDTFITARGRTYQEAARLTESAVSLVVSRIRRLGLRVRFEKTEALMFRGPGKRGPPPGARLRVGDEEIRVSPTIKYLGLTLDGRWTFGPHFQQLGPKVIRAASSLGRLLPNVGGPSQACRQLYSGVCRSMALYGAPIWVDALTVRNRALLHKMQRVIAVRVIRGYRTVSWAAATALAGEPPWELTARVLAELNLLITEGRSNGEAPSWEELRRFRRLGEQWLLRRWGEDLAQTRQKKKGVATPAKAAPRKKKRKAKLRAPATAAITLTLGANAAEKGVKYSDVLLKAKNAVTTSGLAELDIQKLQLRFRLAQTGARVLTIPGEGAQEKADALAEKLREVLDPDVVKVGRPAKCVEMRITGLDDSATTAEVIEAVSREGGCPANSIRSGPIRKGRWGDGSVWLSVPVAAAKKLISLKRLQVGWVSAKPEHKAAECREKQPNCFFCEALGKDKDHVLGSSGCVTAKPLPSTKRRKRRGAPSEKARPKEPGAGGAGVRQPQPAMEISEEEISRGGVVLVVSLDITNAFNTLPWETIKEGLRYHRVPRYLRRTISNYLSERSVEYPTEEGWEDLEVDCGVPQGSSLGPGLWDIGYDYVLRGANLPGVELVAYADDTAVVCRAKSHREAKILATAAVAQVVRRIQALGLTVALNKSEALLFHGPRNAPPPDLEVIVSGTRIKIAPTMTYLGLALDSRWSFKEHFRRLSEKVKKSAGALASLLPNLGGPSLACRRLYMGVVRSMAMYGAPIWAENLLPENRLALGRLQRVMATRAIRGYRTISRDAACLLAGSVPWDLDALALADVYWRGAEVRAGGSNPLPDAVRRWRDRAREVTIELWEERLLEPQVSVALVLAMRPVLREWLTRKHGALSFRLTQVLTGHGCFGRYLCEIANREESTRCHHCDCDRDTAEHTVSACPSWTGQRAALTAAIGFDLSLPALVRAMVGSEPGWTAVQDFCEDVIAAKEEAERMRELEALDPRRRRRPRRRQVIGNDHLPP from the exons ATGGAGGCGGTTCTGTCCCGCCTCCGTGACAAGAAGAGGGCGCCGGGTCCGGACGGGGTGCACGGGAAGGTGCTGTCATTGGCACTCGTGCACCTCGAGGATCCCCTTCGGGAACTGTTTGACCAGTGTCTTCAATCTGGGCAGTTCCCGAAGGGTTGGAAGAGGGGCCGACTCGTCCTTTTGCCTAAAGGAGGTCGGCCACCGGACCAGGCGTCGGCGGTAAGGCCGATAGTGTTGCTGAACGAAGTCGGGAAGGCACTGGAACGTATTGTGGCTTCACGACTCGTTCAGCACTTGGAGGAGGGCCCGGGACCGAAACTGTCCAATCATCAGTACGGTTTCCGGGCTGGTCGGTCTACCGTCGACGCCATGCGGTACCTACGGTCGGTGACGCAGGAGGCGGAACGCGAAGGGGATGTGGTGTTGGGGGTGTCGCTCGACATAGCCAATGCTTTCAACAGCCTTCCTCACAGCGTGATACTTGGGGCACTGGAGTACTTCGGTGTCCCCTTGTATATCAGAAGGCTGGTGGGAGATTGGCTCTCCGACAGAGAGGTCGTGTGGGAGAACCGGGACGGGGTCCTGGTGTTGGTGGAGGTCGACTGCGGTGTCCCACAGGGGTCGGCACTTGGGCCGGGTCTGTGGGTCATCGGCTACGACTGGGTCCTGCGATGCTGCCTCCTCCCTGGGATGGGTGTCTCCGCGTATGCGGACGACACCTTTATCACAGCCCGGGGGAGGACGTATCAAGAGGCAGCGCGGCTGACCGAATCGGCAGTATCGCTGGTGGTCAGCCGCATAAGACGATTGGGGCTTCGGGTCCGTTTTGAGAAGACCGAAGCCCTTATGTTTCGCGGACCCGGTAAAAGGGGACCTCCACCGGGTGCACGACTTCGTGTCGGAGACGAGGAGATCAGGGTGAGCCCCACCATCAAGTATCTTGGGCTCACCCTGGATGGAAGGTGGACCTTCGGTCCCCATTTCCAGCAGCTGGGACCGAAGGTCATAAGAGCGGCATCCTCACTGGGTCGACTCCTGCCAAATGTGGGAGGGCCCAGCCAAGCCTGTCGGCAGCTGTACTCCGGGGTGTGCCGGAGTATGGCTCTGTACGGTGCCCCAATATGGGTGGATGCTCTCACCGTGCGTAATAGAGCCCTGCTGCACAAAATGCAGCGGGTCATTGCGGTGAGAGTCATCAGGGGCTACCGTACAGTCTCCTGGGCGGCAGCAACTGCTCTGGCGGGGGAACCGCCATGGGAGCTCACGGCGAGGGTGCTCGCCGAGTTGAACCTCCTCATCACTGAGGGGAGGTCGAATGGCGAAGCCCCTTCGTGGGAGGAGCTTAGGCGGTTCCGGAGACTCGGAGAGCAGTGGTTGCtgaggaggtggggtgaggaTCTGGCGCAGACCCG GCAGAAGAAGAAAGGGGTGGCTACTCCAGCTAAAGCCGCCCCAAGAAAGAAGAAGAGGAAGGCCAAGCTCCGTGCTCCAGCCACCGCGGCGATCACTCTCACGTTGGGGGCGAACGCCGCGGAGAAGGGCGTCAAATACAGTGACGTCCTTTTAAAGGCTAAGAACGCGGTGACGACCAGCGGACTGGCAGAGCTGGACATCCAAAAGCTCCAGCTCCGCTTCCGTCTAGCTCAGACCGGTGCGCGCGTCCTCACCATTCCTGGTGAGGGCGCCCAAGAAAAGGCGGACGCCCTCGCTGAGAAGCTGAGGGAAGTTCTCGACCCTGACGTTGTAAAAGTCGGACGCCCGGCGAAATGCGTGGAAATGCGTATCACCGGGCTGGACGACTCAGCTACGACCGCCGAGGTCATCGAGGCGGTGTCTAGAGAAGGTGGGTGCCCGGCCAACTCCATCAGGTCGGGCCCAATAAGGAAAGGAAGGTGGGGCGACGGCTCTGTCTGGCTGAGCGTCCCCGTTGCAGCCGCCAAAAAGCTCATCAGCTTGAAGCGGCTGCAAGTGGGCTGGGTGTCGGCTAAG CCGGAGCACAAGGCAGCCGAGTGCCGGGAGAAGCAGCCCAATTGCTTCTTCTGCGAGGCACTCGGCAAGGACAAGGACCATGTGCTGGGTAGTAGCGGCTGCGTCACTGCGAAGCCGCTCCCCAGCACCAAGCGCCGGAAGAGACGCGGAGCTCCCTCCGAAAAGGCTCGGCCAAAAGAGCCTGGAGCCGGTGGTGCTGGGGTTAGGCAGCCccagcccgccatggag ATTTCGGAGGAGGAAATCTCTCGGGGTGGGGTGGTGTTGGTTGTCTCGTTGGACATCACCAATGCGTTCAACACCCTGCCCTGGGAGACCATAAAAGAGGGACTACGGTACCATCGAGTGCCAAGATATTTGCGTCGTACCATCAGCAACTATCTATCGGAGCGCTCGGTGGAGTACCCCACCGAAGAAGGCTGGGAGGACCTGGAGGTGGACTGTGGCGTCCCGCAGGGTTCGTCTCTCGGTCCGGGCCTATGGGATATAGGCTACGACTACGTGCTCCGCGGCGCCAATCTTCCGGGCGTGGAGCTCGTTGCATACGCGGACGACACAGCGGTCGTCTGCCGCGCCAAGTCCCATCGAGAGGCGAAAATCCTGGCAACGGCAGCAGTCGCTCAGGTCGTGAGGAGGATCCAGGCTCTGGGTCTGACGGTGGCATTGAACAAGTCGGAGGCCCTCTTGTTCCACGGGCCCAGAAACGCGCCGCCGCCGGACTTGGAAGTCATAGTGAGTGGAACGAGAATAAAGATAGCGCCTACAATGACCTACCTTGGTCTGGCCCTCGATAGCCGGTGGTCATTCAAGGAACACTTCCGCCGGCTATCCGAGAAAGTAAAGAAGTCTGCGGGTGCCCTTGCCTCGCTGCTCCCGAATCTCGGGGGCCCGAGTTTGGCTTGTCGGCGCCTCTACATGGGCGTTGTCCGTTCCATGGCAATGTATGGGGCGCCGATATGGGCAGAAAACCTGCTACCGGAGAATAGGCTGGCCCTGGGGCGGCTGCAGCGAGTGATGGCGACACGCGCGATTCGCGGGTACCGCACAATCTCCCGGGACGCGGCGTGCCTCCTCGCTGGCAGTGTCCCATGGGACCTCGACGCTCTTGCCCTCGCCGATGTGTACTGGCGTGGCGCTGAAGTccgcgcggggggcagcaacccCCTTCCGGACGCCGTCCGTCGGTGGAGGGATCGGGCCAGGGAAGTGACAATTGAGCTCTGGGAGGAACGGCTCCTGGAGCCTCAAGTAAGCGTGGCACTGGTGCTGGCCATGAGACCAGTACTGAGAGAGTGGTTGACCAGAAAGCACGGCGCGCTCTCGTTCCGACTCACGCAGGTGCTGACCGGACACGGCTGCTTCGGCCGTTACCTGTGTGAGATCGCGAACCGAGAAGAGAGTACGCGCTGTCACCACTGTGACTGTGACAGGGACACGGCGGAACACACCGTTTCTGCCTGTCCCTCCTGGACTGGACAACGGGCGGCCCTCACGGCCGCCATTGGATTTGACCTTTCGCTGCCCGCATTGGTTCGCGCCATGGTGGGCAGTGAACCTGGATGGACAGCGGTGCAGGACTTCTGCGAAGATGTCATCGCCGCgaaggaggaggccgagcgtATGAGAGAGCTGGAGGCGCTCGACCCCCGCCGAAGAAGACGGCCGAGGCGACGACAGGTCATTGGTAATGACCACTTGCCGCCTTAG
- the LOC121740349 gene encoding uncharacterized protein LOC121740349: protein MPGHLGFLQANVNHSAAAQDLLLQSMAEWLVDVVVVAEPYFVPPLPHWAGDTDGSVAVVSWQVSGPPLIPKARGPGYVVAVRGEIAIVGVYFSPNQNLAALERFLDTLGPLIRRLAPLPVVVAGDFNAKSSAWGSPVTNPKGREVEEWAMVTGLSLINHGTVPTCVRWNGESVVDLTFATPDIARSIGGWRVVTELETLSDHRYIRFEVSPPSRSSPALSRGRSRFPRWALSGLDRELAEEAAIVGRWCLPSTWHGQGVDEMAGCFGDVLKNVCQAAMPKVYGPPPPRRSVYWWSAELTDLRAACNAARRAYGRSRRRRPQDTERDGRLHRAYVEKRETLKLAMSRAKEAAWLELGAG from the exons ATGCCAGGACATCTCGGCTTCTTACAGGCGAACGTCAACCACTCTGCTGCGGCGCAGGATCTTCTCCTGCAGTCAATGGCGGAGTGGTTAGTTGATGTGGTAGTGGTAGCGGAGCCTTATTTTGTGCCTCCCCTGCCGCATTGGGCAGGAGATACGGATGGCTCTGTTGCCGTTGTCTCCTGGCAGGTTAGTGGCCCCCCCCTCATACCCAAAGCGAGGGGGCCGGGTTATGTGGTGGCAGTCCGGGGAGAAATTGCCATTGTAGGCGTGTATTTCTCCCCGAATCAAAATTTAGCGGCCCTGGAGCGATTTCTTGACACTCTAGGGCCACTCATAAGACGGTTGGCTCCTCTCCCAGTGGTTGTGGCGGGGGACTTTAACGCAAAGTCCTCAGCGTGGGGTTCCCCGGTCACAAATCCTAAAGGGAGAGAAGTGGAAGAATGGGCGATGGTAACGGGGCTGTCTCTTATTAATCATGGGACAGTCCCGACTTGCGTGCGATGGAACGGGGAGTCAGTGGTGGATCTGACTTTCGCCACGCCCGACATCGCACGCAGTATAGGAGGATGGAGGGTGGTCACCGAGTTGGAGACACTCTCAGACCACCGTTATATTCGGTTTGAGGTGTCTCCGCCCTCCAGGTCGAGTCCGGCGTTGTCCAGAGGTCGTAGCAGATTCCCGCGTTGGGCATTATCCGGGCTCGACCGGGAACTGGCAGAGGAGGCCGCAATTGTCGGCCGCTGGTGTCTCCCGTCGACGTGGCATGGTCAGGGGGTTGATGAGATGGCTGGCTGCTTTGGTGACGTACTCAAGAACGTCTGCCAGGCAGCCATGCCAAAAGTTTATGGTCCGCCCCCTCCACGTCGTTCGGTTTATTGGTGGTCGGCCGAATTGACGGACCTCCGCGCTGCCTGCAATGCGGCGCGCCGCGCCTACGGACGCAGCAGGCGGCGCCGACCTCAGGACACGGAGCGAGATGGTCGGCTGCACAGGGCCTACGTCGAAAAGAGGGAGACCCTGAAGCTGGCCATGAGCCGAGCTAAAGAGGCAGCATGGTTGGAGCTG GGCGCGGGATAA